One genomic segment of Candidatus Marinimicrobia bacterium CG08_land_8_20_14_0_20_45_22 includes these proteins:
- the lysA gene encoding diaminopimelate decarboxylase yields the protein MKIGGMSVREIADKYGTPVYVYDFAKIEENAAKLLQSFHSDDVPTKIFYAMKANSHPAIVKLISENGLGVDCVSPGELEVAMKVGIQPSDILYTGNYESYEDLAAAFHSGAQINLDDANSLDRLLKIGKPERISFRINPGKGRGKFEKITTGGERAKFGIPHEKAALAYKKASDAGIQRFGAHIMTGSGVLDDEHFPKILELFLDILGKIHRELDITFEFIDMGGGLGIPYQSDEKELDISYIGKKCIDIFRKKVNEYKLGNPVLTLEPGRYLVGNAGFLVSSVLGLKESYQNFIGIDAGFQTLIRTALYGAYHTIIVDGKENETEVFPINVCGQICENTDIFARDRMLPKVQEGDLLVFTQAGAYGNVMSMPYNHRLRPAEVALIDGVDMEITRRENMNDFWNRIKIPVVR from the coding sequence ATGAAAATCGGTGGAATGAGTGTTCGGGAAATTGCTGATAAATACGGCACTCCCGTCTACGTTTATGACTTTGCGAAAATCGAAGAAAATGCGGCGAAATTGTTGCAAAGTTTTCATTCCGACGATGTTCCGACGAAAATTTTCTACGCAATGAAGGCGAATTCTCATCCGGCGATTGTCAAACTGATCAGCGAAAATGGACTTGGCGTCGATTGCGTCAGCCCGGGCGAGCTGGAAGTCGCGATGAAAGTTGGCATTCAACCGTCGGATATTTTATACACGGGAAATTATGAAAGCTACGAAGATTTGGCGGCGGCTTTTCATTCTGGTGCTCAGATCAATTTGGATGATGCAAACTCGCTCGACCGTTTGCTGAAAATCGGAAAGCCTGAACGTATATCCTTCCGCATCAATCCCGGAAAGGGAAGAGGCAAGTTCGAGAAAATCACAACAGGCGGCGAACGCGCAAAATTCGGAATTCCACATGAAAAAGCCGCTTTAGCCTACAAAAAAGCATCGGACGCGGGAATTCAACGATTCGGCGCGCATATCATGACCGGTTCAGGCGTTCTCGATGATGAACATTTTCCAAAAATCTTAGAACTGTTTTTAGATATTCTCGGAAAAATCCATCGGGAACTCGATATCACATTTGAATTTATCGACATGGGCGGCGGACTGGGAATTCCATATCAAAGCGATGAAAAAGAATTAGATATTTCATATATCGGGAAAAAATGCATCGACATTTTCCGGAAAAAAGTGAACGAATATAAACTGGGAAATCCGGTTTTGACACTGGAACCGGGTCGTTACCTCGTTGGAAATGCAGGATTTCTGGTTTCAAGCGTTCTCGGTTTGAAGGAAAGTTATCAGAATTTTATTGGAATTGATGCCGGATTTCAAACATTGATCCGGACGGCGCTTTACGGCGCATATCATACGATTATCGTTGATGGAAAAGAAAACGAAACCGAGGTGTTTCCGATCAATGTCTGCGGACAGATTTGCGAGAACACCGACATTTTCGCGCGCGACCGGATGTTGCCGAAAGTGCAGGAAGGCGATTTGCTCGTTTTTACACAGGCAGGCGCTTACGGAAACGTTATGTCGATGCCGTATAATCACCGACTCAGACCGGCGGAAGTTGCGCTGATCGATGGCGTCGATATGGAAATCACGCGGCGCGAAAACATGAACGATTTCTGGAATCGGATCAAGATTCCGGTCGTTCGTTAA